The sequence below is a genomic window from Salinispira pacifica.
CTCAAAAGCGGGCTGGACGGTTCTTCAGCGGATGAATCGGGAGGCAGGGCATGAGCGAACCATCCTTCTCCGGAAAGCCCGACGCAGAACACCCCCAGGTGCAAAGATCCGCCGGCAGCGGACCCAGGCCTCTGCACCAACTGTCCGGCATCGATATGCGCAGGATTATCGCGGGAAAAAATCCCTCCCTGGCTGCGAAAATCCCCGCCGTGCTGCTTCGCCGCCTTGAATCCCTGCTGCATGTCCGTGAGTTGAATGACGCCCTTGCCCGCTTCGGACATTTGCGGGGGGCGGATTTCATCAATGCCGCACTTGATTATTTTGAGGTGAAAATAACCATCCGCGGGGAAGAACATATTGCAGGCCTTACCCGTCCGGTACTGGTTGCCAACCATCCCCTGGGAGGCCTGGACGGGCTGGTTCTTCTTTCCGTACTCTCCCGGCATTACCCTGAAGTGAAGCTGATGGTGAATGATTTCCTTATGAATATTCCCAATCTCAGAGAGCTCTTCGTCCCGGTGAATAAACTCGGGGGAAACCGGCAGAACCAGCAGCTGTACCGGGACCTGTTTGCCTCCCAGGCAGCCCTGCTTCACTTCCCGGCCGGCCTGTGCAGCAGAAAAAAAGGCGGAAAACTCAGGGATCTTCCCTGGAACCGAAGTTATGTCCGTCTGGCCCGGGATACCGGTCGTCCTGTCGTTCCGGCGTTTTTCGCCGGCACCAACCGGAATCTCTTTTATAGAACGGCAAATCTGAGGCGATGGTTCGGTATCGGATTCAATATCGAAATGCTTCTGCTGGTGGATGAAATGTTCCGAAAGCGGGGCAGGGTACTGGAGACTCGAATCGGGAGAGGATATTCGGCGGACGAATTGAAAGAGGGGGATATTAATGAATGGAACCGGCGGATCCGCCGGGATCTGTATTCTCTTGATATTTCCGCCGGGAGAAGAATATGAGGCTTCCCAAGTTCCTGAAATGGGAATTCTGGCCCTTCCCCCTGGTGTATATCCCCGTGTACTTCAGCATTCTCTTTCACGGAATTGCCCGGGGAAAGCTGACCTATTTCCTGGCGGCCAACCCGGGAATGAAGTTCGGCGGATTTGTGGAGTATTCAAAATACGAATCCCTGAAAGTTCTTCCGCAACGGTATCTGCCGAAAACCCTGTTCTTTCCATCCCCTCCCGATATGGATGAACTCCTGGAAGCCATGGCCGATTCCCGGCTGGAATTTCCCGTAATTCTCAAACCGGATGTGGGAGAGAGAGGATACGGAGTGGAAAAAATCCGTGATACCGTGGAAGCCCGGAACTATCTGAATGTTGCCCGGCGGGCGCTTCTCCTGCAGGAATACATCCCGGATGAACTGGAATACGGGGTAATGCTCGTACAGGATCCCCGGAGCAGGGAATTGAGAATCACATCCATCGTACAGAAGCAGGGACTGGAGGTTACCGGCGACGGCACACGGAGTCTTGAAGAATTGGTGAAGGCCGACGACCGCTGCAGATATCATATCAGCATGCTGAAACGGCGCTATGCAGAGCGCTGGGAGCAGATTCTCCCGGCGGATGAGCGGTTCAGGCTTACAGAAATCGGCAATCACGCCCGGGGTGCCACCTTCCTGGATGCAAACCGGCTTATCTCACCATCCCTGGCGGAGACATTCGCACCCCTTGCGGCGGCAATGCCCGGGTTTTATCTGGGAAGGCTGGATATCAAGACAAAGAGCGAACATTCCCTGCTCCGGGGAGATTTCAAAGTGATTGAGGTGAACGGGGTTAACAGCGAGCCGGCTCATATCTACGACCCGAATTACGGCCTTCTCAGGGGCTGGAAGGATCTCCTGACACATTGGAAAGACGTGGCGATAATCTCAAAAGCCAATATGGAAGCCGGTCATTCTCCTGAATCTGCCCGCCGCCTGTTCAAGGAAATCCGAAGCCATTACTGGCAGAAAAAATGAAACCTCCGAAAGGAATACCTGAAAATTACATTCGGAAAAGGAGCCATATATGAAGACTCATATGAATTGGAAACGAATAGCAGCTTTGCTGCTTGTTTGCTGCATAGTCAGTATGAATACGGTGAATCTGTTTTCCCAGGGGGGGATGGTTTCAAGAGGCGAACCAGCCTTGAAAGGATACGATCCGGTTGCCTATTTCACCTTGGGAGAGGCCCGGGAGGGGGATCCTGAAATCACCCGCATGTATGACGGCAGGACCTACCGCTTCATTTCACAGGAGCATCGGCAGATGTTCATTGCCGATCCACAGGCGTATCTGCCGGAATACGATTCATACTGCGCCTATGCAGTGGCTGGCGGTTCCCTTGCTCCGGTGGATCCCGAGCAGTGGGTTATTCACCAGGGGCGCCTGTTTCTGAATTTCAACCGGAGAACACAGCGGAGATTTGTGAATGATCTGGAGGGCATGATCAATTCTGCGGATGAGAACTGGCCTGCACTGCAACCCCGTAGCTCAGAGGATCAGTAAACGGAGGATCCGGGTAATAGTGCAGCAGGGCTTCATTCTGATCCAGGCAAATTTCGGAAATTGATACGGTGTGAGCGTCGCTTCTGCTCATGCAGATGGCTTCATCCGGCCGGCGGGAGGATGTACGCCGATGAAAGTCTGCAAACTTTTTCGGATCCCACTGAGGTCCGGCGCCGCCGGCTTCACCCAGGAAGCGTTGAAACTGCTCTTTCCGCTGCGCTGTAATCCGGCCATGCTCAATTCCGCTGCTGGAGATAATTCCCGGCCTGTCACCAGGTACATCAAGTGTTGTGATCATGCTTCCGTCCCACTCCCATGCCCGGGTCAGCCGCTGTCCAAGCAGAACCAGAAAAAACGGGGCATACTCGTGGTTCCGGATTTGCCGTTCAATATCCGGGTGGAGGGGCGGCCGGCCTGATTCCAGCAGGTCCCGAATGAGCAGACCCCGGGACCGCATCCCCGGATCTCTGATGATTTGGTCCCCGGGGTAATTGTTGATTAATGCAAGAAAAAAGCCGTTGCTGTGCACTCCCATCCAGCTTCCGCCGCTGTCGGGGTCCACGGGCATGAGGTAATCACCGCCCCTGCCGTTGAACAGCCTCGGCGGTTCGGCCCGCCCTCTGGTCCTTTGTTCGTCCCTGTTGAAGAAGATCCATCGGGGTGTTCCGCCTGCTGTTTCTGGAAAAAACGTCATGGTACACATGCATTGCTCCGGGTAGTTGAGGTTTTTATCGGGCCGGGAATGGAATTTCCGGAACCGTGTTCATGGAGTTGATATTTATCTCCTGCCCAAAAATGCCAGGGTGGAGGGGGCTATGCCGAACTCCGGCGGCACGGGAATATTTCTGGAATTGAGAACCATGGAAATAATGGCATAGTGGTGCAGACTGTGTTCAAGAACAAATTTCAGCTCTCTCTCCAGAGAACTTTCCATACGATGCATGCTTTCAGAACCGTTTCCTATTGCTATAACGATCGACTGTTCCCGGGAACCCCCGGGGTTGCGCCATTCATTCAGCATGGATTCTATGTCACCCAGAAGCTTGAGAGCGGACTCGGGCCTGTTCTCCACATCCGGATCCCGAATGCGCGTATCGTAATTCAGCACACCCTCGGTGTGTTCACACAGATTCTGATAAAAATTCAGCACATGGCGAAAATGCTTTCCCACGGTTCCGGCGGCACGGGTTCCCTCCAGCGGGCGGGAGTACTCCCCTGCGCTGAGGGAGGCAATCACTTCTCTTCCCTGTTTCAACAACCCCAGATTTTCGTCGATCAGGAAGGTCCGAAGCTCCCCGGCCTCCTGCCCGGCGGAACCTGAGACGCTGTCTGCCCGCCGGGTTTGATGGGTGTTTGTACTCCTG
It includes:
- a CDS encoding 1-acyl-sn-glycerol-3-phosphate acyltransferase gives rise to the protein MSEPSFSGKPDAEHPQVQRSAGSGPRPLHQLSGIDMRRIIAGKNPSLAAKIPAVLLRRLESLLHVRELNDALARFGHLRGADFINAALDYFEVKITIRGEEHIAGLTRPVLVANHPLGGLDGLVLLSVLSRHYPEVKLMVNDFLMNIPNLRELFVPVNKLGGNRQNQQLYRDLFASQAALLHFPAGLCSRKKGGKLRDLPWNRSYVRLARDTGRPVVPAFFAGTNRNLFYRTANLRRWFGIGFNIEMLLLVDEMFRKRGRVLETRIGRGYSADELKEGDINEWNRRIRRDLYSLDISAGRRI
- a CDS encoding D-alanine--D-alanine ligase, with product MRLPKFLKWEFWPFPLVYIPVYFSILFHGIARGKLTYFLAANPGMKFGGFVEYSKYESLKVLPQRYLPKTLFFPSPPDMDELLEAMADSRLEFPVILKPDVGERGYGVEKIRDTVEARNYLNVARRALLLQEYIPDELEYGVMLVQDPRSRELRITSIVQKQGLEVTGDGTRSLEELVKADDRCRYHISMLKRRYAERWEQILPADERFRLTEIGNHARGATFLDANRLISPSLAETFAPLAAAMPGFYLGRLDIKTKSEHSLLRGDFKVIEVNGVNSEPAHIYDPNYGLLRGWKDLLTHWKDVAIISKANMEAGHSPESARRLFKEIRSHYWQKK
- a CDS encoding YHS domain-containing (seleno)protein, producing MKTHMNWKRIAALLLVCCIVSMNTVNLFSQGGMVSRGEPALKGYDPVAYFTLGEAREGDPEITRMYDGRTYRFISQEHRQMFIADPQAYLPEYDSYCAYAVAGGSLAPVDPEQWVIHQGRLFLNFNRRTQRRFVNDLEGMINSADENWPALQPRSSEDQ
- a CDS encoding NRDE family protein, yielding MTFFPETAGGTPRWIFFNRDEQRTRGRAEPPRLFNGRGGDYLMPVDPDSGGSWMGVHSNGFFLALINNYPGDQIIRDPGMRSRGLLIRDLLESGRPPLHPDIERQIRNHEYAPFFLVLLGQRLTRAWEWDGSMITTLDVPGDRPGIISSSGIEHGRITAQRKEQFQRFLGEAGGAGPQWDPKKFADFHRRTSSRRPDEAICMSRSDAHTVSISEICLDQNEALLHYYPDPPFTDPLSYGVAVQASSHPQN